tcagaaaccaggattttttcgatattttgaatCCTTGCTCAAGCGGAAATGAACTCGTCTCTAATCCCAGTATCACTCGAAGACCAGCATTCAAGCGTTTTCTTCAGATCGACAGATGAGGAAAGATAGTGAACCAGAACTAAATGGACATTTCAAGTTGAATTTGATTCATTTTTAACGAATTGCAAATACCCCAACGGTGTCGAATCATATGAGCTTTGCGGCAAATTGAAAGGACCACTGCTTGCGGCTGACAGCTGATCCAGTCATAACAAAGCCAAGGATACACAGTTTCTGTATAAACTGTTATTACAATTTCGACGAAATCAAATAAAATCATGTAGTAATTATTCCTTCTTATATAACTGGAAAGATTCAATAGAAACGCTGAAAGAGGGTGAAAGAAATAGTTCTAAATTAACACAAAAAATGAAGATTAGAAAAACGCTTTGGGCTAGGGCTTCGGGTTTTTTGGTCAGGAAGCAGTTGCAGTTATCTAGGCAGAAATGATAACATTCTCAGTAGGTAGCTGTCTAATGGTTATACATATCAAGttgtatttttatttaaataaaCCAGTATCTTTTCCGTTTTCTGTCCTACTCACCCAGTCATGAAACCAGGTTCATAAAATCTTTTCCTGCAGTGCAATCAAACAATCAATTGTGATAGTTTACATTCTTATCGAGAGTTGATAAGAATTGTCTGGATACGATGTACAAATGAAGAGATTGCCACCGAAATGGCTTTTCTCATTGCATTCGCGAAGGAAACTAATAAAATAGTTCCAGTAGgaaatatattctgaattttgaGTTATTTCCGATGAACTCATTCTATGGAAGCTGTTCGTAATCTTTAtagaagaagaaattttcattgGAACCAAAATACTCGTAAAAATTATCAAACAAGGGTCAGTTTTTCGAACGTTTGTAATTCTAACTACAGTAATTTTTTCCTGATTTCCATGAATTCAAGTAAATCGTGCAGCGTTGCATGGGTTCCTTATCTTGAACGCATTATTTGTATTATGGAAACCGTTGAAACTGCATGGGCAAGGACGTAAAATATGTGGGTGGGTTTAGCAAATGACTTTGTTTATAATAACTGAATATAAACGAATTCTATTTTTGCCATCTTCATAGTAAATGAACATATCTACTCCCTTCATTAATTCAGATTTCGGAAGGATAAACTACTTTGTTTTTATTACAGGTATTAGGTTATAATAACATCTATATTTTCTTTGGGGTGTTGTGATGATATCTTTATCTTTGTAAATTGATTGTACACTTCAGATAAAATTTATCTGATTTTTAGTAGGCAGGTATTATTGACTTTTAGGAGGAAAAAACAAAGTCAAGATGATGTTTGTTTCATGAGAAAtttataaaattattcaacctgTATGTACAACATCGAGTGTAAAGTGGAACTCCATCAAATTTTGTAGAAATTATGATCTTGGCATAAAATAAGATTGTGTAGATACCAATTAAGTCTTGATTTCAAATTAGACATCTATTTTTCACCTATTATTATCCCCATTAAACGCTTTTATttatcaaaaatacaaaatgttTTCTCTTCTATTTGTTTTTTTGACTTCCTTTTCATTGTACTGAAAGATATTCTGAAACGTTATATGTTCGATGATGAATCGACCTATGGGAACATTCCAGAAGAAGGTTCCATGTGAGTTCTCACATACGAACAAAAAAACAACCCCTATTATTCTATACAACCCCAGTTATTCTGAGCCAAACAGGTACCGATCATCCTTCACAGAGGCAGGTACCTGAAAATTTGCCAAAATTTGACCTGGGAATATTCACAACCAGATACACGATCCGGGTGAACGTAAACTATTAACTTTAAACCGCAGAGTTGTGATAAATAGCCAAAAGTTGAAACAAAGCAGGTACTGACCCACCAAAAGTCGGATTTTAAGCTCCACACAGATGGTTTTTATTGCGATCCTCGAAAAAGTCAACTCGTAAATGACGATAACAACCATGGGCCCAAAACAGGCCCATTTCTGAATTCGAATCCCGGTACCATCTGATGACAGGCGCTGTTGTCAGATTTACTTTGCGATTCGGTGTGTTTTACCACTTGCATTCGGTAGCTCGTGGTGTGTAGTTCCACCTTATGGCTGTGTTTTTCCTAGAATGCTGTTTTTGATAtgatattttaattatttaagTGCCTTATTTTAATCGAAGAATTTTCCAAACCTCTGTTCCCGATCAGGAGCTGCCTTCAGCATTTTCAGGTAATTTGAATAGATACTGATTTCCCTCGACTTTCAGCTATCATTCAGGAAAATCTTTTCTTCCATATATGAACAGTCTTCGAATGATTCTGCACTTGGAGCATTCTCAAATATTCGTTtggattcaaaatatttttttattggattTCATCGCATCCGCATCGATGAAAACAAACAGGTTTCGCTTATAAAACGGCGCAATGCAAGTTTGTTGGCACTGCGATGTGTTTGTGCGGTTATTCTGCGGTTTCTTTTTATTGATACCGGCTCCCAATGAGTTCAAGTATGTTTTCTACCCGTTTGACTCGGTGAATTTAAGCGAGAAAGTTAATTAGCAATTTACTTAGATGGTATCCTTCCTTTCTTGCCAGAGACAATATGCATTTAAGCGTCAATTTGCCTGATTCGCACTGGTAATTTATAAATAGTTAAACGGGCTATTTGAactaattttatgatatttaaaaCTTCTGTTCCACTAACATATGTTCTCATTAATTGTCCGTCTCTTTGTACAGTCTGATTTTCATATATGTAGCtgatttttcatgttttcattACTGACACGTTCCTCATAGACAAAATATGGAATAAACCCAGTGATTCTGAACCTCATTAGTGTCCTGCAAAAAAAACTCATTATTTGAAAGAGCTTTATTGATATAGATGAGgggaaaataaacaaaaatgaaatatttagcTCTTCGATCTTTTCACAGAAGTTACTGGGCCCAGTTTGGCTTATTGCATAAcaataataaaattgtaaaGAAGTATAAACCCTCCCCTATATATTTTGGTacattgaaaatcgaaaaaacacTGAGGTTGATTGATATGGATATCTCGCATCCCCTATAActgattttcagattttttacaAGTTTGTttgttgattttgaagattcgTTCAATTACCCATAAATTTGGATTCTCAGAAGTCCATAAGATGATAAATACTGTGGTATGTTTCATAACATTCATGCGAGCATTCATGCCATACATGGATAGAACTAGAGTATTAGATGCTCTACTCGTAAAGATGTTGGATTTTGAAtcacaatatttttcattcatccTAAGATGTTTGGAGTTTGTTCATCATACTTTCATTTCATCCTATATAACTCATTTTGAACCTACAAATTAAGTCAAGTCCTTGGTCGAATGGCATTCATATATTTGAATCTTCATTAGTCATTTAGTGGCGTGGTATCTTTTACCGAAAGCTAGGATTATTGATTGGTCAAATCCGATAAATATGAAACCGGAAATGGAGTCGTTTATAGACTCCATTTGCCTGGAAATTAGCAACATAATCCGGGAGTTATCGTAAAACATACCTTAAATATTTCTACAAACAAATTTATGCATGTCTAACACAAAACTCAAACCATCAACCAAATATTTATCGCCATTATCTTGTTGTTGTTGGAATCATTTGAAATCCCCACGTTACACAATCGACCATAGCAAAACGTAGAAATAAAAGACCTATTTCATCTGATAATTCTATTTACTATGCTTAATTTTTGCGAGTTTGGCCGTCACTGGGTCATATGTATATCTAATTTTATGTTCTTTCATCATTTGATTGTTTTTCTAATACACGAGCGAATTCATTTATCATCCAGCACGAAAAGTGCTGATTATAAAATGAAAGCGAAAGCAACTGTGTATCTGTGTACAAATATTGAACCAATAGATTATTACTCCAATTGTATACAGAATTAGTGTTCTATATATGCAAATAAGTGCGTGTCCTATATTGTCTACAATGTACCAGTAATTGCATCTTTTAGGAGTTGATGAAAAAATGACTCTAATTTTGGTGTAAATGCATCCTTCAGCTGAGTAGCAAATGATATGGGATAATTTCTCGCCTTACAGAGTTTCAGAGAAAAACAGACAATGGCAAAAGGTTTATATCAAGGAATCTTCCAGTCAAAGGCGCTGTACAAAATCTATGGGAATCAATACGGTTATTCCACAAGAATACATTCCTATCATAAGCGAAGACATGAGAAATTAGGAAATAGGAATTTTTCTACTTCGAATAAAGAAACTTTAGGAGTACCTTATGAAAAACTGTCCATTGGCGTCCCTAAGGAAGTGTGGAAAAACGAGAGAAGGTAAGACAGTGTCTTTTGAATCTAGAATGCTCCAATACCAACAGATTTCCTATTATATAATTAATGATGTCTAATTAATTAGTACACCTTGACGTGGTGATGAATACACGTGATAATCTGAATGCAAAATATAATTATCACCGTCAGAATGTGTGAAATTTGATACAAAGAAGAATTCGATAATAGTTTTGTTttcttgaaattgtttttttccatATGAGGAGAGTAATAATCGATTTTCTGCGTATGGGAGATCACCTATTTCCCTGACAATAAGTGGATGTTTTTCAGGGTGGCTCTCACTCCATCAGTTGCTACAACACTCATCAAAAAAGGTTTTACGGTCCACGTGGAGGAGGATGCTGGTATCGGTGCAACTTTTAGAAATGAAGATTACCTCAATGCCGGATGCTTCGTGAAAGATGGTTCATCTGTATTTCAGTCAGGtataattttgtttatttttaggATTTTTACAACTTCACTTCATATCAGTGCATTGAAAccaaaattcagtttttttttcaccgCTTCGCTCGATCGAGCATTAGAAATATGTAAATTCGGCAAGTGAGTTTGTAGCAAACATCTCAGGATCAAAATGGAAGATTTGATCGAAATCATGTCCTAGTTATTTGATTAAAGCACAATTAGTTCGCAACATTCAATTCTCAAGAGCATCATTCACATATTCTCTATCTAGCCGCCGAAGAATCCCACAAATAGCTTATTCATAAGAGTATCATTCGTCCTTGATTCACCATAAAAACGTTTCAATATTTATTCGAATTTATTTCGGGATAGATATCGGAATCAGTGGCGTAGCAAGCTTTTATTCATCAGAACCTGGATTAAATTTGgctttcaaaaatgaaattctctGATTTTGTTAATCTCGTTCCCTAGATATTGTCCTGAAGGTGAGACAGCCGCAAGAGAATGAAGTCGAGAAGTTCAAGGATTACGCAACCCTCATATCCTTCCTGTACCCAGGAAATAATACTCCCCTGGTCAACAAACTGGCGGAAAAGAAAATAACTGCTTTCGGTGAGTTTTAAAAACTTCTCGGTTCGATTTGAACTTAATAGAACGAAATTCTAGCCATGGACTGCATTCCTAGGATAACCCGAGCACAAGTATTCGACGCTTTGAGCTCCATGGCCAATATTTCTGGGTATAGGGCCGTTGTTGAAGCAGCCAACCACTTCCCAAGATTTTTCTCAGGTATGCAATTAACTTAATCTGTTCTCTATCGAAAAAACAAGAGTATACTTCTTGTAGGGCAGATAACAGCTGCAGGAAAAGTACCTCCTGCGAAGGTTCTCATCATTGGTGGAGGTGTAGCAGGTTTAGCAGCAGCAGGCCAGGCGAAAGCTATGGGTGCAATAGTTAGAGCTTTTGATACTAGGTCAGCAGTGAAGGAGCAAATTGAATCAATGGGAGCTGAGTTTCTCACTATAAACATTAAGGCGAGTAGACTAGACTTGTTACCAGAATGTTCAAACTGATAAAAATGTTCGATATTTCAGGAAGAGGGAGGAACATCTGCTGGGTACAGCAAGGAAATGTCCAAGGAATTCATTGATGCAGAACATGCTTTGTTTGCGAAGCAGTGCAAAGAAGTTGACATCATAATATCCACGGCTCTTATACCAGGAAAAAAAGCCCCAttattgattttgaaggttaatCCCCATATTCCATATCCCCAATAAAACATTAATTATTTTCGTACTTACAGGAACACGTCCTTTCTATGAAACCTGGTAGTGTAATTGTAGATCTAGCAGCTGAAGCTGGTGGTAACGTTGAAACTACCAAACCAGGAGAAATCTACAATCTCAACGGCATCACACATATAGGATTGACCGATTTAGCTAGTAGATTACCCACCCAAAGTTCCACTTTGTACGCAAACAACGTGTCGAAGTTTTTACTATCGATGTGTAAGTGACGAAGAAAAAATTAGGTCTTCCAATAATCGCAATATATTTTCAGGCGATAAAGACGTGTTCAAAGTCAATTTAGAGGATGAAGTTGTCAGAGGAAGCATCGTACTAGACAAGGGAAAACTATTATGGCCGGCACCACCTTTGTCAGTTTCGTTAACACCTCCTCCTCCACCAAAAGCTAAGGCAACAGCAGAGAAACAAAAAGAAGAGGAAAAAAAGAACCCTCTCCTAGCCACAGTTCAAGAATCACTTATGTGCACGGCAGGTAAAGAATTTTAGAGGTGTATGTAGAAGCAGAGAAAAATCTGTTTGTTTTTAGGCCTTGGAACCGTTTTAGGTTTAGGAGTAGCCTCTCCAAACGCTGCATTCACGTCTATGTTAACAACCTTCGGTTTATCTGGAATCGTCGGTTATCACACTGTTTGGGGTGTCACCCCAGCTCTTCATTCACCTCTTATGTCTGTTACTAATGCTATCTCAGGAATAACTGCAGTAGGAGGTCTTCTCCTGATGAATGGAGGATATTACCCAACAAACTCCGTGGAGGTAATTGAATTTCACGAATGCTCGACTATCTGAGTACAAATATTGTTATGTTGAAGGCTCTGGCTGCTTCTGCCGCTTTCATCTcgttcataaatatatttggaGGATTTTTGGTCACCAAACGTATGTTGGATATGTTCAAAAGACCAGGAGATCCGAAGGAATACAGTTTCCTTTATGGTATACCTGCTGCAGGTTTCTTGGGAGGATATGGTTATGCTGCAGTGGCTGGATTGCCTGAAATCCACCAAGCAGCTTACTTGGCAGCGTCCTTATGCTGTGTCGGAGCTTTGGCTGGTCTTAGCTCCCAGAAGACAGCCAGATGGGGAAACAATATTGGTATGGTAAGTGTTGAAGGGACAATTTCCGGCCCGATGGGTTTTTCGTCTGAATGATGTTTTAGATTGGAGTTGCTGGGGGTATTGCTGCCACCTTAGGCCAACTGGATCTCACACCGGAAGTATTAGCCCAGATAGCCGGATGTGCATTGGGTGGAGGAGCTTTAGGAACATTTATagcgaaaaaaatcgaaataactgATCTACCTCAATTAGTAGCTGCATTCCACAGGTTGGTGGACGTTTTGGAGTCAATAGAATCGATTTTTAACAGTTTTATATTTCAGTCTGGTTGGTCTTGCTGCAGTATTAACTTGTGGGGCTACCTTTATCCATGATTTCCCATCTTTTGCCGCCGATCCAGCGGCCAATGTTGTAAAAACCGCTCTTTTCCTTGGAACTTACATCGGTGGAGTTACATTCAGTGGATCTTTGGTAGCTTATGGAAAACTGCAAGGACTTCTAAACTCCGCTCCTCTGCTTTTACCTGGAAGGCATGCCTTGAATAGCGGACTGATGTTGGGAAGTTTAGGAGCTGGGGGATATCTTTTCTACGATCCAACACTGATGGGTGGTCTGGGAGCTCTTGGTACAACGGCTGCACTTTCCGCTACCATGGGCGTCACCTTAACATCGGCAATTGGAGGTAGGTTCTTCATTTTTGAGCGGAATGTGTTGatgtttattcaaattttataGGTGCTGATATGCCAGTGGTAATTACTGTTTTGAATAGTTACTCCGGGTGGGCtttatgtgctgagggtttcaTGTTGAATAACAACTTGATGACTATCGTTGGTGCCCTAATTGGATCTTCTGGTGCTATTCTGTCATATATTATGTGCAAGGTGAATATTTGTTTGACTCTGCCACGTCTTAGTATCACAAAACTAACAAATTATGTTTCAGGCCATGAACAGATCTTTGCCGAACGTTATTCTAGGCGGTTATGGTACTTCTAGTACTGGTTCTGGCAAACCAATGGAAATCACTGGTACCCACACTGAGGTCAACCTAGAGGGGGCCGTGGAAGCCATCAAGAATGCGAAAAATGTCATCATTGTACCCGGTTACGGTCTTTGTGTAGCGAAGGCTCAATATCCCATTGCCGAAATGGTCAGTACACTGAAAAGTCAAGGCAAAAATGTCAGGTTTGCCATTCATCCAGTGGCAGGTAAGCCTCTCTCATGATTCCTAAACTACAGACGCTGATATTTCACACGAAAGTTTGTTATTTCCGAA
The nucleotide sequence above comes from Coccinella septempunctata chromosome 4, icCocSept1.1, whole genome shotgun sequence. Encoded proteins:
- the LOC123311229 gene encoding NAD(P) transhydrogenase, mitochondrial-like gives rise to the protein MAKGLYQGIFQSKALYKIYGNQYGYSTRIHSYHKRRHEKLGNRNFSTSNKETLGVPYEKLSIGVPKEVWKNERRVALTPSVATTLIKKGFTVHVEEDAGIGATFRNEDYLNAGCFVKDGSSVFQSDIVLKVRQPQENEVEKFKDYATLISFLYPGNNTPLVNKLAEKKITAFAMDCIPRITRAQVFDALSSMANISGYRAVVEAANHFPRFFSGQITAAGKVPPAKVLIIGGGVAGLAAAGQAKAMGAIVRAFDTRSAVKEQIESMGAEFLTINIKEEGGTSAGYSKEMSKEFIDAEHALFAKQCKEVDIIISTALIPGKKAPLLILKEHVLSMKPGSVIVDLAAEAGGNVETTKPGEIYNLNGITHIGLTDLASRLPTQSSTLYANNVSKFLLSMCDKDVFKVNLEDEVVRGSIVLDKGKLLWPAPPLSVSLTPPPPPKAKATAEKQKEEEKKNPLLATVQESLMCTAGLGTVLGLGVASPNAAFTSMLTTFGLSGIVGYHTVWGVTPALHSPLMSVTNAISGITAVGGLLLMNGGYYPTNSVEALAASAAFISFINIFGGFLVTKRMLDMFKRPGDPKEYSFLYGIPAAGFLGGYGYAAVAGLPEIHQAAYLAASLCCVGALAGLSSQKTARWGNNIGMIGVAGGIAATLGQLDLTPEVLAQIAGCALGGGALGTFIAKKIEITDLPQLVAAFHSLVGLAAVLTCGATFIHDFPSFAADPAANVVKTALFLGTYIGGVTFSGSLVAYGKLQGLLNSAPLLLPGRHALNSGLMLGSLGAGGYLFYDPTLMGGLGALGTTAALSATMGVTLTSAIGGADMPVVITVLNSYSGWALCAEGFMLNNNLMTIVGALIGSSGAILSYIMCKAMNRSLPNVILGGYGTSSTGSGKPMEITGTHTEVNLEGAVEAIKNAKNVIIVPGYGLCVAKAQYPIAEMVSTLKSQGKNVRFAIHPVAGRMPGQLNVLLAEAGVPYDDVFEMEEINDDFPSTDLVLVIGANDTVNSAAEDDPNSAIAGMPVLKVWNAEHVIVMKRSLGVGYAAVDNPVFYKPNTSMLLGDAKKTCDQLLAKIKEESEA